The following are encoded in a window of Staphylospora marina genomic DNA:
- a CDS encoding lytic transglycosylase domain-containing protein, with the protein MEIAEIKRWVKPAIDALPPKRTLFVVFTVILLFLMVAIPLFNRWIYPLEYEEYILDSAEATGADPFLVMAIIRVETKFDPDKQSRAGAKGLMQLMPGTVDEAIKLGNFSPAFRDYVDDPAINIRMGSWYIAHLTERFKGNKVAVVAAYNAGPTRVQKWLDSGVWDGTRQNASQIPYGETRHYVQRVSYFYEKYRQLYSDLLKKEQK; encoded by the coding sequence ATGGAAATCGCTGAAATCAAGCGGTGGGTAAAGCCCGCCATCGACGCACTTCCACCGAAACGGACGCTTTTTGTCGTTTTCACCGTCATCCTGCTCTTTTTGATGGTTGCCATTCCGCTGTTCAACCGATGGATCTATCCGCTTGAATACGAAGAGTACATACTGGACAGTGCGGAGGCGACCGGGGCGGATCCGTTTCTGGTGATGGCCATCATTCGGGTGGAGACAAAGTTTGACCCGGACAAGCAATCCCGCGCCGGAGCCAAGGGATTGATGCAATTGATGCCGGGTACGGTCGACGAGGCCATCAAATTGGGCAACTTTTCTCCGGCATTCCGGGATTACGTGGATGACCCGGCGATCAATATCCGGATGGGAAGTTGGTACATCGCTCATTTGACCGAACGTTTCAAGGGAAACAAAGTGGCGGTGGTGGCCGCGTACAACGCGGGGCCCACGCGCGTGCAGAAATGGCTGGATTCGGGAGTCTGGGACGGGACGCGGCAAAACGCTTCGCAAATTCCCTACGGGGAAACCCGTCACTATGTCCAACGAGTCTCCTATTTTTATGAAAAATACCGGCAATTGTACAGCGATCTGCTGAAAAAAGAGCAGAAATAA
- the coaE gene encoding dephospho-CoA kinase (Dephospho-CoA kinase (CoaE) performs the final step in coenzyme A biosynthesis.) — MILGLTGGIATGKSTVSAMFRARGAAVVDADLVAREVVEPGSEGLRKVVNRFGKEMLDERGGLNRRALGDLVFRNPDARKDLNRILHPLIIGEMRSKTTAIREAEPERVIIWDVPLLIEENLTQFVEKVIVVYVPEELQKIRLMDRNGWSAEEAEARIRAQLSIEIKKQMADYVIDNSGTLSETERQVDQLWKSLKSSGG; from the coding sequence ATGATTCTGGGACTGACGGGAGGCATCGCCACCGGGAAAAGTACCGTTTCCGCCATGTTCCGCGCCCGTGGTGCGGCCGTGGTGGATGCGGACCTGGTCGCAAGGGAAGTGGTGGAACCGGGGAGCGAAGGACTCCGAAAAGTGGTGAACCGGTTCGGAAAAGAGATGTTGGACGAACGGGGGGGCCTGAATCGTCGGGCATTGGGCGATCTGGTCTTCCGCAACCCCGATGCCCGGAAGGATTTGAATCGGATCCTCCATCCCCTGATCATCGGGGAAATGCGAAGCAAGACAACCGCCATTCGCGAGGCGGAGCCCGAAAGGGTGATCATTTGGGATGTTCCGCTGTTGATCGAGGAGAATTTGACACAATTTGTCGAAAAAGTTATTGTGGTATATGTACCCGAAGAGCTTCAAAAAATACGGCTCATGGACAGGAACGGATGGAGTGCGGAAGAAGCCGAGGCGCGAATCCGCGCACAGCTTTCCATCGAGATCAAGAAACAGATGGCTGATTATGTGATCGACAACAGCGGTACACTGTCAGAAACAGAAAGACAGGTTGATCAATTATGGAAATCGCTGAAATCAAGCGGTGGGTAA